In Laspinema palackyanum D2c, one genomic interval encodes:
- a CDS encoding ribose-phosphate pyrophosphokinase: MIRSATLTLQPTLATFADHSRLRLFSGSANIPLSQEVARYLGIDLGPMVRKRFADGELYIQIQESIRGCDVYLIQPSCYPVNDHLMELLIMIDACRRASARQITAVIPYYGYARADRKTAGRESITAKLVANLITQAGASRILAMDLHSDQIQGYFDIPLDHVYASPVVLDYLVSKQLSDIVVVSPDVGGVARARAFAKKLNDAPLAIIDKRRQAHNVAEVMNLIGDVKGKTAVLVDDMIDTAGTICEGARLLRKEGARQVYACATHAVFSPPAVERLSTGVFEEVIITNTIPIPEDKRFKQLTILSVANLLGETIWRIHEDSSVSSMFR; encoded by the coding sequence GTGATCCGTTCTGCTACTTTAACCCTCCAGCCAACTCTGGCTACCTTTGCTGACCATAGTCGTCTGCGACTGTTTTCAGGTTCTGCTAACATCCCTCTGTCTCAAGAAGTGGCTCGCTACTTGGGAATAGATTTGGGGCCAATGGTCCGGAAGCGGTTTGCTGATGGTGAACTTTACATCCAAATCCAGGAGTCAATCCGGGGATGTGATGTTTACCTGATTCAACCCTCTTGTTATCCGGTGAATGACCACCTGATGGAATTGCTGATTATGATCGATGCCTGCCGACGAGCCTCGGCAAGGCAAATCACCGCCGTGATTCCCTATTATGGCTATGCTAGGGCCGATCGCAAAACAGCGGGACGAGAGTCCATTACTGCCAAACTGGTGGCCAATTTGATTACCCAAGCCGGTGCAAGTCGGATTTTGGCAATGGATTTGCACTCAGACCAAATCCAAGGGTATTTCGATATCCCCTTAGACCACGTTTATGCCTCGCCGGTTGTCTTGGACTACCTCGTCAGTAAACAACTCTCTGACATTGTGGTAGTCTCCCCAGACGTGGGCGGCGTGGCGAGAGCTAGAGCATTTGCCAAAAAGTTAAACGATGCGCCTTTGGCGATTATCGATAAACGTCGGCAAGCTCATAATGTGGCCGAAGTTATGAATTTGATTGGTGATGTAAAGGGCAAGACGGCAGTGCTGGTCGATGACATGATCGATACTGCTGGCACGATCTGCGAGGGGGCTCGCTTACTCCGGAAAGAAGGGGCCAGACAGGTTTATGCCTGTGCAACTCATGCAGTTTTTTCTCCTCCGGCAGTTGAGCGCCTTTCTACAGGGGTGTTTGAAGAGGTGATCATCACGAATACAATTCCGATACCTGAGGATAAACGCTTTAAACAGTTGACTATCCTTTCGGTTGCCAATTTATTAGGTGAAACGATTTGGCGGATTCATGAAGATAGTTCCGTTAGCAGTATGTTCCGCTAA